The nucleotide sequence ATGaaatcattaaaatgaatggacaaTGACAGCAACTGCCACAAGCCCTTTGGGCTTATAACATGCATTGCTTTATCACAGCCTGATTCCCACTAGATACCTGATCAACCACACTAGTCTTTATGCTGTTCATGATCATCAGGGGTTGCTCTGAGTGATTTTTACACAATCTTATTTCTAATAAATAATTTGTAATTGTGGCAAACGGTGTCAACATCTTCTGTTTATTTGTACGACGCTTTAACACAAAAGTGTGCTCAAAGTAGATTACAGCATTATCAAATGAAAACTAAGAATCCAAACACGTATTAGAAACAATTAGAAATCATCACGACGCCAGTATGTACAAAACAAACCATTCAACAttgcattaaaacaatacaaataagctAATCGAAATTTTAATAGATTAAACTAAACCAAAGAATAATACCGACAGAAAAACCAGAATAGTAGCATAGTCAAGAAACAGAAGAGTAGCATACAAAACATCACTCTGTTCCAGGTGACGCACTTGTACCCAAAGTCTTTGGATCTGAGACTCAATCTTTGAACATCCAGGACCCCCACCCTATCCCTCCCCAGCAGTTGTGCAGACACCCCCACCCTGGCTCTTACCCTGGGGACCCTTATGGCCACCATTATTCTGGGTTTTCACCCCACACAATTAGCAATAACTTTCCTTCCACATTCTCCCATCAAGCAACATTGATTCATCCAGGTTTAGGATCAGAAACAAGGTCTTAGGATGAAAAACCCCTCGTGGAGATCCCTAAAGTGCAACCATCCCCCCTTTAGTGTTTCCACTTTAGGAGTGACCCGCTAGAGTCTGCCCGCCATGCTGGCACAGTCTGCCTTTTAAAGTTATTTCTTTGCAGAGATGCTTCCTCCAAGTCAACTGTCCAGCTGGGGCTAGTTACAATTACTCTCACCAAATCAGCAACAAGGCCTCTCCTTCCACCCCTACTTTTCAAGAACCATTTGTTTTACCACTCACATTTCTTCTACTTTTTAAATGCTGTGCTTTTGTGCTGCAGAAATGGTTCTGTCCTGCAAGAAGCTAAGGACGGGATCTGTTGACAGTTTGAAAGCGTTTTGTCGCCCTAACAgtctggtattgatttgagttcgttctttgtctgctagctgctgtttctactgattttttttttacttcgcaagaaatattgatattaacatgaaaaatattgataaatttatcattaatattggtattttagagctgggctttttatttttaaaaaaccctgttttTGAAAACAGTTgctgaaaatcactacataaaaatatgATCCGCAATgagagagaataagcaaattaatggagaattcagtaccaaattggaattgggcggaattctagcacatccctaaaatAGGCTGTTAATTTCTGTTATCCAGAAATATGCCTGGCTACTCTCACATTCAGAAGGATTTTGATGACCTCTCTTTCAAACGCATCCCTCCCAGTCTTTTAGAGAGGAAAGAGCCTTTTTCTCTTCGGTTGTATATCTACTGTCCTATGAAGTGctgattttaattttatagtgtacagatgtgggtaaattgaatatgttataattgtatttatatgtgtattttaaaattttaattatgtacgccgcctagagtggctgttcattcagccagataggcggcctaaaataaaattttattatttattattattattattattattctccatGTTGTGCTTTTCAACCACTTTCCAGCCTCCCAACTCTTCTGCACTGAAACACATTGGAGCACATTTGCCAATTTGCTTTCAAAATATTGTCTAACACATAACTATCTTGTGTGAAAATGGCAAGACGGGCTATtgtgatctgtggctttcttccccccccccgcctttctttattgtaaaaaaaaaaggaaaaaaacagggATGGATGGTGGCATAAAGTAACGTGACAAAACAGTTCAAAAGCAAATTATGAATCTTCTTATGTTTTCTCAAAAGGCCTGGTGTTTAGAGGTATAGAAAATAAAGTCCCACCATACCACATTAAATGTCTCTGGTTTAGCTCTGCCTTGAATAGatcataaatatttttttctaaaatggcAACATTCCAGGTATTCTTATACCAAATGGAAATGTTCAAATTATCTGACGTTTTGCATGTTTGAGGAAATGAAAGACAAGCAGGAAATAAGAGACACATTACAAgatctttaaataaaatatcaatcaaAAAAGGCACAACTGGGGTAACATCTGAATAGGAACGTGGTAAATTTTAGATATTTCTTCAAAAATCTCAGCCCAGAAATGTTTTATCCAGGGGCACTACCACCATAGATGAAAACATGTACCATGGGCCCCACACCACGTCCTatgtgaagtattttcttttattaatcctgaatcttccaacatccatcCAGCTTCATCGGATGTAcgcgagttctagtgttatgagagagggagaaaaaaaattctctatccacattttcaatgccatgcataagttTATGCATTCATATAATATCCCCTCTTGCTTGCCTTTGCTCTAAACTGAAAAGTCCCAAATACGGCAAACTTTCCTCATGGAGGAGTTGCTCCTTGCTGCACTTTATAACCTAAAACTGAGGCTTACGCTGAGCTTGAGCTGAAAGCGGTGTCTACACATCAACTTCTCCACTACTTAAATCAGCACTGTGTAGATCTAgatatgttggggggggggagttaaattTTCTCTTCCTAAGTGGGATTTCATCTAGGTTTCTGGTTGCTGATGGCTAGTTAAGGCAGCACAGGTGGAGATGTGGTGTAAAACCCCTATCACTTAAAgagcatctgtgtgtgtgtgtgtgttacagagGGGGAGATGACTGGGACAGGACACCAAATAAAATCTACAGCTAAATAAGTTCCTATGACAAGCTTGGAGATGGCATTCAGTCAGTTTCCCAACCACTACTCTTGCAAGTTGCGTTTCACACATTTCATTTATCCTTGGCTCATTTCTGGCTAAGCACTCAAGCTTTATTTCGAACAGGAAAGccatttgaacataagaacataagaacagcctgctggatcaggccagtgcccatctagtccagcatcctgttctcacagtggccaaccaggtgcctgggggaaggctAACTTACAGATCAGCACACAAAAGATGCAGAGGACCATCTTTCTGTTTATGGTTCTTTGCCCGATTTACAAAGGATGTGGATATTGTAGCATCCGACGTGCAATTTCTTCAGCTATCCTATCAAAAAACTGAATGCATCTTCTACTAGCTACAGGGCTTCTTTTCCATGTGGATTCATTATGCGTGGATGCTTTACTCAGGCACAGAGTTCTCCCACATGAAATCCATTTATATACTTCTTTCCTGTGTCGTTTTGCTTTGATGTTTTCTATTCTTAAAGGAGGTACTGCCCGTCTCTGAATTTAACGCTggaattaaaaaaagagagagacttaTTAACTCAGACCCTGGAGACAGCTGGGAAATTGGGGGGCGGGAGGAGAACAACCCCCAAACTACTCAAGAGAGACCAAAACAGAACTCCAAAGTCCATAGGTCAGCAAGATATTTATGAGACCCAAACAAAAATCACAGAAAGCTTTTGACACGCAACTCATCTTCACCTGAAAATCTGGCTCCACCCTAATTCCCTTCACTTTCCACCATTTACTGATATGAAGAAAAAATTAAGCATTGCACATTGTCCCAGACAGAGGGTGGCCTGTTCTCCAGCACCAGACACTCCACATTCAGGGCCGCGTGTTCCTGTGCAAGAGAACACATAGAAACGCACTGacctcccctgcccccaccatTCAGAATCTGTTACACACACCtgttatgcacacacacacacactatcgcCACAAATTGCTTGTCAGAACACTTCTCACCTGAAAGGGATCTCTGAGGTATAGCATGGTTTGATTTGCGTCCCATATGGACTTTCTGATGGATCAAAAGATGCGCACGTTGCCTGAAACATTTCCTGCACTCAAGACATTgatatggtttttctcctgtgtgcacTCTCCAATGAGTTGTGAGGTGAGCGTGTTGTGtgaaacatttcccacactcaAGGCACTTATAAGGTTTCACTCCAGTATGCACTCTTTGATGACTAGCAAGGAGGAATCTATgagcaaaacatttcccacactctAAGCATTTGCACTGCTTTTGTCCAGAGTGGGTCGTCTGGTGAATTGCAAGATGTGGCCTCTGAGTAAAACGTTTCCCACAGTCAGGACATTCGTAAGGTTTATCTCCTGTGTGGACTCTCTTGTGTGTTGCTAGGTTTGAGTGTTGAGtgaaacatttcccacactccaaacatttatagggtttctctcctgtgtgtattCTCTTGTGTGTTACAAGACTTGAGTGTCGAGCAAAACTTTtttcacattccaagcatttataaggcttctctcctgtgtggagtcTTTGATGTTTTACAAGGGCTGAGCGGAGAGCAAAACACTTgtcacactccaggcatttgtaAGGTTTTTCTCCAGTGTGTACTTTGAGGTGTTGTATTAGGGATGATTGGCGAGCAAAGCATTTTCCACACCGCAGACATTCATagggtttctctccagtgtgggATCTCTGGTGTTTCACCAAGCTACAGGAACGAGTAAAGTATTTCCCACACTtgaggcatttatatggtttttctcctgtgtgtacTCTCTGGTGTACTACTAACCCTGATCCCTGGGCAAAAAACTTCCCACATTCTGAACATTTATACGGTTTCTTTCCAGTATGGATTTTCTGATGTGTCTTAAAGTTTGACCGCTGaacaaaacatttcccacactctgagcattcgtaaggtttctcccctgtgtgaagcCTGTGATGGTCCAGTAGGTAGGATTTGTAAccaaaacatttcccacactccaaacatttaaatGGTTTATCTCCGCTGTGGACTCTCTTATGGATCTTAAGATCTGGCCAGTGGGGAAAACACTTCCCGCACTCAgggcatttataaggttttgcTCCAGTGTGATTTCTCTGATGTTTCAAATAACTTGAGTTGTaagcaaaacatttcccacacactgtacatttatatggtttctctcctgtgtgaactcTCCGGTGGATCACCAAGGTATACTTGTCAGTAAAACACTTCCCACAATCCATGCATTTATAacttttctctcctgtgtgaattctccGATGTCCTGAAAGGTGTGAACGGCGACGAAAACATATCCCACACTCTGTGCATGTATAGGGCTTCTCTC is from Rhineura floridana isolate rRhiFlo1 chromosome 3, rRhiFlo1.hap2, whole genome shotgun sequence and encodes:
- the LOC133381662 gene encoding zinc finger protein 260-like gives rise to the protein MERGEELWAPDSRVQEEIKTSNTSPGDAFREKNMCYVCGKHFTHLVRHWRVHTGYKPYKCLRCGKQFAQQSYLLNHQRVHTGERPYKCSECGERFSQQAHLVRHRRVHTGEKPYKCMECGKCFADKSGLMIHQRVHTGEKPYKCMECGKCFAYSSAYLEHMRIHTGEKPYTCTECGICFRRRSHLSGHRRIHTGEKSYKCMDCGKCFTDKYTLVIHRRVHTGEKPYKCTVCGKCFAYNSSYLKHQRNHTGAKPYKCPECGKCFPHWPDLKIHKRVHSGDKPFKCLECGKCFGYKSYLLDHHRLHTGEKPYECSECGKCFVQRSNFKTHQKIHTGKKPYKCSECGKFFAQGSGLVVHQRVHTGEKPYKCLKCGKYFTRSCSLVKHQRSHTGEKPYECLRCGKCFARQSSLIQHLKVHTGEKPYKCLECDKCFALRSALVKHQRLHTGEKPYKCLECEKSFARHSSLVTHKRIHTGEKPYKCLECGKCFTQHSNLATHKRVHTGDKPYECPDCGKRFTQRPHLAIHQTTHSGQKQCKCLECGKCFAHRFLLASHQRVHTGVKPYKCLECGKCFTQHAHLTTHWRVHTGEKPYQCLECRKCFRQRAHLLIHQKVHMGRKSNHAIPQRSLSALNSETGSTSFKNRKHQSKTTQERSI